The Oryctolagus cuniculus chromosome 5, mOryCun1.1, whole genome shotgun sequence genome includes a region encoding these proteins:
- the C5H6orf15 gene encoding uncharacterized protein C6orf15 homolog has protein sequence MWGRVAGNRAPLGLLLVCLHVPALLGRSISPVEEKLSHSLLTNLPLLGQPPLTGPSNSGHPQFTGADPLRLPPLSDDFLLAGGSAVQKWPPSWGLQSWSSEEPWQMMMGAAAEGQAGRVLPQGPSYLSSAGALPLGRGSWPAQSSAHSLLPAADSFLLHQDLEPAGQLPLLKWLGAQREALAQRPFWSLLHRLLAGTPWGALSPAVSWGGGGSGTGWGTRPMSHPAGIWGLNNQFPGTSWGNIYQYPASSWGSVNRYPGGSWGNTNRYPGTIWGNNSRYPGSSWGNNSRYPGGSGGNYNYLHPGGVHPPSSS, from the exons ATGTGGGGCCGCGTGGCAGGGAACCGAGCTCCTCTGGGCCTGCTGCTGGTCTGCCTTCATGTCCCAG CACTCCTTGGCCGGAGCATCAGCCCAGTGGAGGAGAAACTCTCTCACAGCTTGCTGACCAACTTGCCTCTGCTGGGACAGCCGCCCCTCACCGGCCCCTCCAACTCCGGACACCCTCAGTTCACTGGAGCAGATCCCTTGCGGCTTCCTCCGCTGTCGGACGACTTCCTGCTGGCAGGCGGCTCCGCGGTGCAGAAGTGGCCGCCATCCTGGGGGCTGCAGTCCTGGTCCTCGGAGGAGCCCTGGCAGATGATGATGGGTGCTGCGGCTGAGGGCCAGGCGGGGCGGGTGCTGCCCCAGGGACCGTCCTACCTTTCCAGCGCTGGGGCCCTCCCGCTGGGCCGTGGGTCCTGGCCCGCCCAGTCCTCTGCACACTCCCTGCTCCCCGCTGCTGACTCCTTCCTCCTGCACCAGGACTTGGAGCCTGCTGGGCAGCTGCCCCTCTTGAAGTGGCTGGGAGCCCAGAGAGAAGCCCTTGCCCAACGCCCGTTCTGGTCTCTTCTACACAGGCTTCTGGCAGGCACCCCCTGGGGCGCCCTGAgtcctgctgtgtcctggggaggTGGAGGCTCCGGGACCGGGTGGGGAACGAGGCCCATGTCTCACCCTGCAGGAATCTGGGGTCTCAACAATCAATTCCCGGGCACCAGCTGGGGCAATATTTATCAATACCCAGCCAGCAGCTGGGGGAGTGTGAATCGGtacccaggaggcagctgggggaATACTAATCGGTACCCAGGTACCATCTGGGGGAACAATAGTCGGTACCCAGGTAGCAGCTGGGGGAACAATAGTCGGtacccaggaggcagtggggggAATTATAATTACCTGCATCCTGGAGGTGTCCACCCTCCAAGCTCTTCTTAG
- the CDSN gene encoding corneodesmosin — MGSSRARQMGRVGGRGMAATLLLAFGLLLPGTWAKSIATFSDPCKDPTRITSPNNPCLPGNGGSGSFSGHSGSSSSSSFISSSSGSSGGSGGSSGAQGGSAGSVLFKPGTGYSQVSHSSGSGSSLQGASSSSQSSSISSQSGSIYYQPGHGSALPTNDEASRTVVGSSQSGGTSSSSNLRPCSSDVPDSPCSGGPVVSHSGSYLSSSHSVSGGKRPVVVVVEQHGSGGPGVLQGAPCSNGGPPGKPCPPITSVQQSYGGYEVVGGSSDSYLVPGMTYSGGKIYPVGYFTKDNPVKGSPGAPSFAAGPPISEGKYFSSNPIIPSHSSSSSSVYQSGASSVVVFQPVGSGGVQPCGVGFPGSQGPCSPPGSRTQVSSSSSSSSSSSYHPCGGASQGPCSPPGTGSLGGGSGSQSGGTIVLQPCGSKSSSPGYPCISVSSSALSGGPDGSPQPDPSAGAKPCGPRSAGKIPCRSIRNILARVKPLGPQLADPEVFLSQEEPADHSP; from the exons ATGGGCTCCTCTCGGGCACGCCAGATGGGGCGTGTGGGAGGGCGAGGGATGGCGGCGACCTTGCTGCTGGCTTTTGGTCTCCTCCTGCCAG GAACCTGGGCCAAGAGCATCGCCACCTTCTCAGACCCCTGTAAGGACCCCACACGGATCACCTCCCCCAACAACCCCTGTCTCCCTGGCAACGGCGGCTCCGGCAGCttcagtggccacagtggctccAGCAGCTCTAGCAGCTTCATTTCCAGTTCCAGTGGCTCCAGTGGTGGCTCCGGTGGCTCCAGTGGTGCCCAGGGTGGTTCTGCAGGCTCTGTGTTGTTTAAGCCGGGAACAGGATATTCCCAGGTCAGCCACTCCTCCGGCTCAGGCTCCAGTCTGCAAGGTGCATCCAGTTCTTCCCAGTCCAGCAGCATCAGCTCCCAGTCGGGCAGCATCTACTACCAACCAGGGCACGGCTCCGCTCTGCCAACCAACGACGAGGCTTCTCGCACCGTCGTGGGCTCGTCCCAGTCCGGAGGGACCTCCAGCAGCTCCAACCTGCGGCCCTGCAGCTCCGACGTCCCCGACTCTCCCTGCAGCGGGGGCCCTGTCGTCTCCCACTCCGGCTCCTACCTCTCCAGCTCCCACTCTGTGTCAGGAGGGAAGAggcctgtggtggtggtggtggagcagCATGGGTCCGGGGGCCCCGGAGTGCTTCAAGGTGCCCCCTGTAGCAATGGCGGCCCCCCAGGAAAGCCCTGCCCCCCCATCACCTCTGTACAGCAGTCCTATGGTGGCTACGAGGTGGTGGGTGGCTCCTCTGATAGTTATCTGGTCCCAGGCATGACCTACAGTGGGGGTAAGATCTACCCCGTGGGCTACTTCACCAAGGACAACCCTGTCAAGGGCTCTCCGGGAGCCCCCTCCTTTGCAGCCGGCCCCCCCATCTCCGAGGGCAAGTACTTCTCCAGCAACCCCATCATTCCCAGCCACAGCTCCTCCAGCTCCAGCGTCTACCAGTCCGGTGCGTCCTCAGTGGTGGTGTTCCAGCCGGTGGGCTCTGGTGGGGTCCAGCCCTGTGGGGTcggcttcccaggctcccaggggccctgctccccaccggGTTCTAGAACCCAAgtcagttccagcagctccagcagctccagctcaTCCTACCATCCCTGCGGtggggcctcccaggggccctgCTCCCCGCCAGGCACCGGCTCCTTGGGTGGCGGCTCGGGCTCCCAGTCTGGTGGCACCATTGTTCTGCAGCCCTGCGGGAGCAAGTCCAGCTCTCCTGGTTACCCTTgcatttctgtctcctcctctgcaTTGAGTGGGGGTCCCGATGGCTCTCCCCAGCCTGATCCCTCCGCCGGAGCCAAGCCCTGCGGCCCCAGAAGCGCTGGAAAAATTCCCTGCCGCTCCATCCGGAACATCCTGGCCCGAGTGAAGCCTCTGGGGCCCCAGCTGGCTGACCCTGAAGTCTTCCTGTCCCAGGAAGAGCCAGCTGACCACAGTCCTTAG